The Mycobacterium seoulense genome has a window encoding:
- a CDS encoding nitrilase-related carbon-nitrogen hydrolase encodes MTTVRVAAVQISPVLYSREGTVARVLAKIDELAGQGVKFATFPETFVPYYPYFSFVQRPFEMSSEQLRLMAEAVTIPSPATDAIGAAARRAEMVVSIGVNERAGGSLFNTQLLFDADGTLIQRRRKISPTYHERMIWGQGDGSGLRAVDSAVGRVGQLACWEHYNPLARFALIADGEQIHSAMFPGCFGGELFAEQTEISVRNHALESGAFVVCATAWLDADQQARIAADTGGPIGPISGGCFTAIISPQGELLGTPLRSGEGEVVADANFSLIDRRKALMDASGHYSRPELLSLRIDHTPRTPIQTENHEHRPMVDTETMDDAGL; translated from the coding sequence ATGACCACAGTTCGCGTTGCCGCTGTGCAAATCAGCCCAGTGCTATACAGCCGCGAAGGCACCGTGGCCAGGGTCCTCGCAAAGATCGACGAATTAGCCGGCCAGGGAGTGAAATTCGCGACGTTTCCGGAAACCTTTGTTCCGTATTATCCGTACTTCTCGTTCGTGCAGCGTCCGTTCGAGATGAGTTCTGAACAATTGAGGTTGATGGCTGAGGCGGTGACGATACCGTCGCCGGCGACGGACGCGATCGGTGCGGCCGCCCGCCGGGCGGAGATGGTGGTTTCGATAGGGGTGAACGAACGTGCCGGCGGCTCGCTGTTCAACACCCAGTTGCTCTTCGACGCCGACGGCACTCTGATTCAGCGCCGTCGCAAGATCAGTCCGACGTACCACGAACGGATGATCTGGGGACAAGGCGACGGTAGTGGGCTGCGCGCTGTCGACAGCGCCGTCGGTCGCGTCGGTCAGCTGGCCTGCTGGGAGCACTACAACCCGCTGGCCCGGTTCGCCTTGATCGCCGACGGCGAACAGATCCACTCCGCCATGTTTCCGGGATGCTTTGGTGGCGAGTTGTTTGCCGAACAGACGGAGATCAGCGTCCGCAATCACGCCCTTGAATCCGGCGCTTTCGTTGTCTGCGCGACCGCCTGGCTCGACGCCGACCAGCAGGCGCGGATTGCCGCCGACACGGGCGGACCCATCGGCCCGATCTCTGGCGGCTGCTTCACCGCGATCATTTCCCCGCAGGGCGAGCTGCTTGGCACACCGTTGCGGTCCGGCGAGGGCGAAGTCGTCGCTGATGCCAATTTTTCACTGATAGACCGGCGCAAGGCGCTCATGGACGCCAGCGGACACTACAGCCGTCCCGAACTGCTCAGTCTGCGAATCGATCACACACCCAGGACGCCCATCCAAACCGAAAACCATGAGCACCGGCCCATGGTTGACACGGAGACGATGGACGACGCCGGCCTCTGA
- a CDS encoding bleomycin resistance protein codes for MSAVTFTSVAPIVPVRDLDAAIDRYRRLGFDARKYDGPERYGFADRGSVSIHLTEWDEHDPLRTAASVYLYVSDADALYAQWSALEDLGGRLMPPHDTAYGLREFAYVDPDGTAHRVGSRIRSG; via the coding sequence GTGTCCGCAGTCACCTTCACCTCGGTGGCGCCGATCGTCCCGGTCCGAGACCTCGATGCCGCGATCGACCGCTATCGGCGACTCGGGTTCGACGCGCGCAAGTACGACGGTCCCGAGCGTTATGGGTTCGCCGACCGCGGATCGGTGTCGATCCACCTCACCGAATGGGACGAGCACGACCCGCTGCGCACGGCCGCAAGCGTGTACCTCTACGTCAGCGACGCCGATGCGCTCTACGCGCAGTGGAGTGCGCTGGAAGACCTCGGCGGCCGCCTGATGCCGCCGCACGACACGGCATATGGGTTGCGCGAATTCGCCTATGTCGATCCGGACGGAACCGCGCACCGTGTCGGCTCGCGCATCCGATCAGGTTGA
- a CDS encoding magnesium transporter MgtE N-terminal domain-containing protein: MNASETAANGGGERPVIHLSQLLRAPVLARAGETVGRVEDVIVRLRGTDEYPLVTGIVAGVGGRRVFIGVKSIDEFAADRVLLTKNKVDLRGFERRTGEVLLRADVLGHRLIDVANVELIRAYDVELEDTGAGWMLTRVDTRRPPRLFGLIKPSGGHAARDWKSFEPLIGDARSDAVRRLSDRFGEFKAAEIADLLEEADKAEGGEILDRVRSDPELEADVFEELEPEKASRLLDGMPDNEVAALLGRMRADDAADAIADLRQSRRRRVLELMPGPQRTKVITLMGFNPESAGGLMNVDFVACSATTTAAEAVGLIATASTIQPEALIKVHVVGEDRRLDGVVSVITLLQAESGETLERLMDSDPVRVTADADLTDVALLMADFNLYSIPVVDEQDRVLGVVTVDDVLEATIPEDWRRREPAPRPVREPTPPGDHTRVPGGNAL; the protein is encoded by the coding sequence ATGAACGCATCGGAGACGGCGGCGAACGGTGGCGGGGAACGGCCGGTGATCCACCTCTCGCAGTTGCTGCGCGCCCCGGTACTTGCCCGGGCGGGCGAGACCGTGGGCCGGGTCGAGGACGTGATCGTGCGGCTGCGCGGCACCGACGAGTATCCACTGGTGACGGGGATCGTTGCCGGGGTCGGCGGGCGGCGGGTGTTCATCGGCGTCAAATCCATCGACGAGTTCGCCGCGGACCGAGTTCTGTTGACCAAGAACAAGGTTGACCTTCGCGGCTTCGAGCGCCGCACCGGTGAGGTGCTGTTGCGCGCCGATGTGTTGGGCCACCGGTTGATCGACGTGGCCAACGTGGAGCTGATACGCGCCTACGACGTGGAGCTGGAAGATACCGGCGCCGGATGGATGCTGACGCGCGTGGACACCCGGCGGCCGCCACGGTTGTTCGGGTTGATCAAGCCGTCCGGGGGGCACGCGGCTCGCGATTGGAAATCGTTCGAACCGCTGATCGGCGACGCGCGTTCCGACGCCGTGCGGCGCTTGTCGGACCGGTTCGGCGAGTTCAAAGCCGCCGAGATCGCCGACCTTCTCGAAGAGGCGGACAAGGCCGAGGGCGGCGAGATCCTCGACCGGGTGCGCAGCGACCCCGAACTCGAAGCCGACGTGTTCGAGGAACTGGAGCCGGAGAAGGCGAGCCGTCTCCTCGATGGCATGCCGGACAACGAGGTCGCCGCGTTGCTGGGCCGGATGCGGGCCGACGACGCCGCCGACGCGATCGCCGATCTGCGTCAGTCGCGGCGCCGGCGCGTGCTGGAATTGATGCCGGGCCCGCAGCGCACCAAGGTCATCACCCTGATGGGGTTCAATCCCGAGAGCGCCGGCGGGCTGATGAATGTCGACTTCGTCGCGTGCAGCGCCACCACGACGGCGGCGGAAGCGGTGGGGCTGATCGCGACGGCCAGCACCATCCAGCCGGAGGCACTCATCAAGGTGCACGTCGTCGGTGAGGACAGACGGCTCGACGGCGTGGTCTCGGTGATCACGCTGTTGCAGGCTGAGTCCGGTGAAACCCTTGAGCGGCTGATGGATTCGGACCCGGTGCGGGTCACCGCCGACGCCGACCTGACGGATGTCGCGTTGTTGATGGCCGACTTCAACCTCTACTCCATCCCGGTCGTCGACGAGCAGGACCGGGTACTCGGGGTGGTCACCGTCGACGACGTGCTCGAGGCGACCATCCCCGAAGACTGGCGTCGGCGTGAACCGGCACCGCGTCCCGTCCGCGAGCCCACCCCACCCGGCGACCACACGCGCGTGCCCGGGGGTAACGCGCTGTGA
- a CDS encoding sensor domain-containing protein — translation MRQLKTAVAVAASAGLLVAGCGHNGGGGTASPSTTATTASSKDPLTKDQLAALMLSPTELDTALGVTGTSSDPPKTALEEDPVKRSDYTVPAECNYAIRAALAPVYADSGNSAVYGYHDVAPAPPGSTEIERPDVDQFVVLFPSPDQASAFFTASSQRWPACANRQDTVPAEGDQPELQWKVGPVTNANGVLRAPVTVTVTGSGGNVTMPCQRALTVRKNVIIDVDACRKEVGDLGVNIANQIAAKVDKQ, via the coding sequence ATGCGCCAGCTGAAAACTGCAGTCGCCGTAGCCGCCTCCGCCGGACTTCTGGTCGCCGGTTGCGGCCACAACGGCGGGGGCGGCACGGCCTCGCCGTCCACCACGGCCACCACCGCGTCGTCGAAGGATCCCCTGACGAAGGACCAGCTGGCCGCCCTCATGCTCAGCCCGACCGAGCTGGACACCGCGCTTGGCGTCACGGGTACTTCGAGCGACCCGCCGAAAACCGCTCTGGAAGAAGACCCGGTCAAGCGCAGCGACTATACAGTTCCCGCCGAATGCAATTACGCCATCCGCGCGGCCCTGGCACCCGTTTATGCCGACAGCGGGAACAGCGCGGTTTACGGCTACCACGACGTCGCACCCGCTCCCCCGGGTTCGACCGAAATTGAAAGGCCGGACGTAGATCAGTTCGTGGTGTTGTTTCCCTCACCGGATCAGGCGAGTGCGTTCTTCACCGCCTCGTCCCAGCGCTGGCCGGCCTGCGCCAACCGCCAGGACACCGTTCCCGCCGAGGGCGACCAACCGGAACTGCAGTGGAAGGTGGGACCAGTCACCAACGCCAACGGAGTTCTACGCGCCCCGGTGACCGTCACCGTCACCGGAAGCGGCGGGAACGTCACCATGCCGTGTCAGCGGGCACTGACCGTCCGCAAAAACGTCATCATCGACGTCGACGCGTGCCGCAAGGAGGTCGGAGATCTGGGCGTCAACATCGCCAACCAGATCGCTGCGAAGGTCGACAAGCAATAG
- the htpG gene encoding molecular chaperone HtpG encodes MNARVEQLEFQAEARQLLDLMVHSVYSNKDSFLRELISNASDALDKLRLEAFRNKELNVETSDLHIEIDVDKSARTLTVRDNGIGMTRDEVVNLIGTLAKSGTAELRQQLKEAKNEAASEELIGQFGIGFYSSFMVADKVELLTRKAGESEATRWESSGEGTYTIEAVDGAPQGTSVTLHLKPEDAEDELHDYTSEWKIRGLVKKYSDFIAWPIRMEVERRTPATEEGGEETVTKEVETLNSMKALWARPKEEVSEEEYKEFYKHIAHAWDDPLEVIAMKAEGTFEYQALLFIPSHAPFDLFNRDSQVGIQLYVKRVFIMGDCDQLMPEYLRFVKGVVDAQDMSLNVSREILQQDRQIKAIRRRLTKKVLSTIKELQSERPDDYRTFWTQFGRVVKEGLLSDFDNRDTLLQISSFASTHSEEEATTLAEYVQRMKEGQEQIFFATGESRQQILKSPHLEAFKAKGYEVLLLTDPVDEVWVGSVTEFEGKPLQSVAKGEVDLSSEGDESEAEREEQQKEFADLLTWLKETLSEHVKEVRLSSRLTDSPACLITDAFGITPALARLYRASGQDIPVGKRILELNPNHPLITGLREAQKKADGGEALAEVAETAELLYGTALLAEGGALDDPARFAELLADRLARTV; translated from the coding sequence ATGAACGCGCGCGTCGAGCAGCTGGAGTTTCAGGCGGAAGCACGGCAACTGCTGGACCTGATGGTGCACTCCGTCTACTCCAACAAGGATTCGTTTCTGCGGGAGCTGATCTCGAACGCTTCCGACGCACTGGACAAGCTGCGGCTGGAAGCCTTCCGCAACAAAGAACTCAACGTCGAGACCTCCGACCTGCACATCGAGATCGACGTCGACAAGAGCGCAAGGACGCTCACCGTCCGCGACAACGGCATCGGCATGACCCGCGACGAGGTGGTGAACCTGATCGGCACGCTGGCCAAATCGGGCACCGCCGAGCTGCGCCAGCAGCTGAAAGAGGCCAAGAACGAGGCCGCCTCGGAGGAACTGATCGGCCAGTTCGGGATCGGTTTCTACTCGAGCTTCATGGTCGCCGACAAGGTCGAACTGCTCACCCGCAAGGCCGGCGAGAGCGAAGCCACCAGGTGGGAATCGAGCGGCGAGGGCACCTACACCATCGAAGCGGTCGACGGCGCTCCGCAGGGAACCTCGGTGACCCTGCACCTCAAGCCCGAAGACGCCGAGGATGAGCTGCACGACTACACCTCGGAGTGGAAGATCCGCGGCCTGGTCAAGAAGTACTCCGACTTCATCGCCTGGCCCATCCGCATGGAGGTCGAACGACGCACGCCGGCAACCGAGGAGGGTGGCGAGGAGACCGTCACCAAAGAGGTGGAGACCCTCAACTCGATGAAGGCGCTGTGGGCCAGGCCCAAGGAAGAGGTCTCCGAGGAGGAGTACAAGGAGTTCTACAAGCACATCGCGCACGCCTGGGATGACCCGCTCGAGGTCATCGCGATGAAGGCCGAGGGCACCTTCGAATACCAGGCCCTGCTGTTCATCCCGTCCCACGCCCCGTTCGACCTGTTCAACCGTGACTCCCAGGTCGGCATCCAGCTGTACGTCAAGCGGGTGTTCATCATGGGCGACTGCGACCAGCTCATGCCCGAATACCTGCGCTTCGTGAAGGGCGTCGTCGACGCGCAGGACATGTCGCTCAACGTCTCCCGCGAAATCCTGCAGCAGGATCGGCAGATCAAGGCCATCCGCCGGCGGCTCACCAAGAAGGTGCTCTCCACCATCAAGGAGCTGCAGTCCGAGCGGCCCGACGACTACCGCACGTTCTGGACCCAATTCGGCAGAGTCGTCAAGGAGGGGCTGCTGTCGGACTTCGACAACCGGGACACCTTGCTGCAGATCTCCTCATTCGCCTCGACGCACAGCGAGGAGGAGGCCACCACCCTCGCCGAGTACGTGCAGCGCATGAAGGAGGGGCAGGAGCAGATCTTCTTCGCCACGGGCGAGAGCCGGCAACAGATCCTGAAGTCGCCGCACCTCGAGGCCTTCAAAGCCAAGGGCTACGAGGTCTTGTTGCTCACCGACCCGGTCGACGAAGTCTGGGTGGGCTCGGTGACCGAGTTCGAGGGCAAGCCGCTGCAGTCGGTCGCCAAGGGCGAGGTGGACCTCAGTTCCGAGGGCGACGAGAGCGAGGCCGAGCGCGAGGAGCAGCAGAAGGAGTTCGCCGACCTGCTGACCTGGTTGAAGGAGACGTTGAGCGAACACGTCAAGGAAGTACGGCTGTCCAGCCGCCTGACCGACTCGCCGGCCTGCCTGATCACCGACGCCTTCGGCATCACGCCGGCCCTCGCGCGGCTCTACCGCGCGTCCGGGCAGGACATCCCTGTCGGCAAGCGGATTCTCGAACTCAACCCGAACCATCCGTTGATCACCGGACTGCGTGAGGCGCAAAAGAAGGCCGACGGCGGCGAGGCGCTCGCCGAGGTGGCCGAGACCGCCGAGTTACTCTACGGCACAGCACTTCTCGCCGAAGGGGGCGCGCTCGACGATCCGGCTCGGTTCGCCGAGCTGCTCGCCGACCGGTTGGCCCGTACCGTCTAG
- a CDS encoding DMT family transporter, with product MGKTDIAAVLAIAAALMVGIGDVIQQRSAQQVTDKPVGTLDLFRRLLRDRRWWTGSLVAGAGFGFQAAALDLGSVVLVQALLVTSLLFALLINARVNHRRITAWQALWAVLLAAAVAVVVTVGDPQEGTPRGSVHTWTIVALVMGPALIMCVIGARMFPGAVGALLLGLMAGSLWGLFSVLTKGVVDQLDHGIPALLRMPEVYVWVVVAIAATAWEQSAFRAGPLTASLPAVTVAEPIVGSILGVTVLGETLRTNDVGLVALGVSVAVMAAATVALAHSQATAAPPAGEKPAVST from the coding sequence GTGGGCAAGACAGACATCGCAGCGGTTCTCGCGATCGCCGCCGCCCTGATGGTCGGCATCGGGGACGTCATCCAGCAGCGATCCGCCCAACAGGTCACCGACAAGCCGGTCGGCACCCTGGACCTGTTTCGCCGGCTGCTGCGTGACCGTCGATGGTGGACCGGCAGCCTGGTGGCCGGCGCCGGGTTCGGGTTCCAGGCCGCGGCGCTCGACCTGGGGTCGGTGGTGCTCGTGCAGGCGCTGCTGGTGACGTCGTTGTTGTTCGCGTTGCTCATCAACGCCCGGGTGAACCACCGCAGAATCACTGCCTGGCAAGCGCTTTGGGCGGTATTGCTGGCAGCCGCTGTCGCGGTGGTGGTGACTGTCGGCGATCCTCAGGAGGGCACGCCGCGGGGGTCGGTGCACACATGGACCATCGTGGCGTTGGTCATGGGTCCGGCCCTGATCATGTGCGTGATCGGCGCGCGCATGTTCCCGGGCGCGGTCGGCGCGTTATTGCTTGGCCTGATGGCCGGCTCGCTGTGGGGATTGTTTTCGGTCTTGACCAAGGGCGTGGTCGACCAGCTCGACCACGGCATCCCGGCCCTGCTACGCATGCCCGAGGTCTACGTGTGGGTGGTGGTGGCGATTGCGGCCACCGCCTGGGAGCAGTCGGCGTTTCGGGCCGGCCCGCTCACCGCGTCGCTCCCGGCGGTGACCGTCGCCGAGCCGATCGTCGGATCGATTCTCGGTGTCACCGTGCTGGGCGAGACACTGCGGACCAACGACGTCGGGCTGGTGGCACTGGGCGTGTCGGTCGCGGTGATGGCGGCCGCGACCGTGGCGCTGGCGCACAGCCAAGCCACCGCGGCGCCACCCGCCGGCGAAAAGCCCGCGGTATCAACCTGA
- a CDS encoding TIGR03617 family F420-dependent LLM class oxidoreductase, with protein sequence MHVDAMTVPQPLHQIGDLARRTQSAGFSGLLFTETGRTAYLNAAVASQAAPGLELSTGVAVAFPRSPFVTAATAWELQEATGGNFRLGLGTQVRTHVVRRYGVAFERPGPRLRDYLFAVKACFAAFRSGTLEHHGDFYDLDFITPQWSPGPIEAPDPKVDIAAVNPWMLRMAGEVADGVHVHPIGEPGYIARHVLPSIAEGAAKAGRSPSDLAVIVPVMTIVGDSDEERDKQREVVRASMAFYGSTPNYAFIWDQAGFEGTTARIREKQKAGDIAGMAAQVSDEHIAVFATESTWDGLADTLRKKYAGKATRLVLYNAVGDPQRFERYGEVARRVREAVSD encoded by the coding sequence ATGCACGTCGATGCGATGACGGTCCCGCAGCCGCTCCACCAGATCGGCGACCTGGCCCGGCGGACGCAATCCGCTGGATTCTCCGGCCTGTTGTTCACCGAGACGGGCCGGACGGCCTACCTCAACGCCGCCGTCGCCTCGCAGGCCGCGCCCGGCCTCGAGCTCTCCACGGGGGTGGCCGTCGCCTTCCCGCGCAGTCCTTTCGTCACGGCGGCCACGGCCTGGGAGCTTCAGGAAGCAACCGGCGGAAACTTCCGGTTGGGTCTGGGCACCCAGGTACGCACCCACGTCGTCCGGCGCTACGGCGTGGCGTTCGAGCGGCCCGGTCCGCGGCTGCGCGATTACCTGTTCGCCGTCAAGGCGTGCTTCGCCGCGTTTCGGAGCGGGACGCTCGAACACCACGGCGACTTCTACGACCTCGACTTCATAACCCCGCAGTGGAGCCCGGGGCCGATCGAGGCCCCCGATCCGAAAGTCGATATCGCAGCGGTCAATCCATGGATGCTGCGAATGGCGGGCGAGGTGGCCGACGGGGTGCACGTGCATCCGATCGGCGAGCCGGGCTACATCGCCCGTCACGTCTTGCCCAGCATCGCCGAAGGCGCGGCGAAGGCGGGGCGCTCGCCGTCGGATCTCGCGGTGATCGTGCCGGTGATGACCATCGTCGGCGACAGCGACGAAGAGCGCGACAAGCAACGCGAAGTGGTGCGCGCCAGCATGGCGTTCTACGGCAGCACACCCAACTACGCGTTCATCTGGGACCAGGCCGGTTTCGAGGGCACCACCGCCCGGATCCGCGAGAAGCAGAAGGCCGGCGACATCGCGGGCATGGCGGCTCAGGTGAGTGACGAGCACATCGCCGTCTTCGCCACCGAGTCGACGTGGGACGGACTGGCCGACACGCTGAGGAAGAAATATGCCGGAAAGGCCACGCGCCTGGTCCTTTACAACGCCGTGGGCGATCCGCAGCGTTTCGAGCGGTACGGCGAGGTGGCCCGTCGCGTCCGAGAAGCCGTCAGTGACTGA
- a CDS encoding TIGR03085 family metal-binding protein, translated as MSVAQRERAALVETMRAAGPEAPTLCEGWKARDLAAHLVIREYRPDAAPGILIPFFASHTEKVQNQVAEQAEWDELVDKVASGPPIYSPLKLLDPVANVAEMFIHHEDVRRAQPGWQPRTLDPELSARLRRTLPLMARLTLAKVPGRVALRTPEGKTLLTAGRGPAVTVTGAPEELLLFSVGRSARVEFDGDPAAVQAVRDAPKGL; from the coding sequence ATGTCCGTTGCTCAACGCGAACGAGCCGCCCTCGTGGAGACCATGCGCGCCGCCGGGCCGGAGGCGCCCACCCTGTGCGAGGGGTGGAAGGCGCGGGACCTGGCCGCCCACCTCGTCATCCGGGAGTACCGGCCCGACGCCGCTCCAGGCATCCTGATCCCGTTCTTCGCGTCGCACACCGAGAAGGTGCAGAACCAGGTCGCCGAACAGGCGGAGTGGGACGAGCTGGTCGACAAGGTCGCGTCCGGCCCGCCGATCTACTCGCCGCTCAAGCTTCTCGATCCGGTGGCCAACGTCGCCGAGATGTTCATCCACCACGAGGACGTGCGACGGGCGCAGCCTGGGTGGCAGCCGCGCACCCTGGACCCCGAGCTGAGCGCCAGGCTGCGCCGCACGCTGCCGTTGATGGCACGGCTCACGCTCGCCAAAGTGCCGGGCCGGGTGGCGCTGCGGACCCCGGAAGGCAAGACGCTGCTGACCGCGGGACGCGGCCCCGCCGTCACGGTGACCGGTGCGCCCGAGGAGCTGCTGCTGTTCTCGGTCGGGCGATCCGCGCGAGTCGAGTTCGACGGCGACCCGGCGGCGGTCCAGGCCGTCCGCGACGCGCCCAAGGGGTTATAG
- a CDS encoding excalibur calcium-binding domain-containing protein — MAGAIAVGIAVAPPAQAAPSTTTTTSPTTGASVYYPNCKAACADGVAPIYRGQPGYRPGLDRDGDGIACEVCH, encoded by the coding sequence ATGGCTGGAGCAATCGCAGTGGGAATTGCCGTGGCTCCCCCGGCCCAGGCGGCGCCCTCGACAACGACGACGACCTCGCCGACGACGGGTGCCAGCGTCTACTACCCGAACTGCAAAGCGGCGTGCGCAGACGGCGTGGCTCCGATCTACCGCGGGCAGCCGGGGTACCGGCCGGGCCTTGACCGCGACGGCGACGGCATCGCCTGCGAAGTCTGCCACTGA
- a CDS encoding Nramp family divalent metal transporter, with translation MTAGRDETTGSAVLDTAHLGDIEGAFGRISVGETEHPRTWKTRLLTLLAIVGPGIIVMVGDNDAGGVATYAQAGQNYGYSLLWVLLLLIPVLIVNQEMVVRLGAVTGVGHARLINERFGRGWGWFSVGDLFLLNFLTIVTEFIGISLAAEYIGVSKYVVVPVSAVALVAIMASGSFRRWERAMFIFIAVTLLQIPMLLMSHPQWGQVAKSFVIPSISGGVSSDAVLLIIAIVGTTVAPWQLFFQQSNVVDKRITPRFIGYERADTVLGAFVVVIGAAALVMTGEWAARSTNTVGGFTDAGATAHLLGEHRGTLGWIFAIVLMDASIIGAAAVTLATSYAFGDVFGLKHSLHRGFADAKQFYLSYTAMVVVAAAIVLIPGAPLGLITTAVQALAGLLLPSASVFLLLLCNDREVLGPWVNRAWLNWVAGLIVGTLLLLSGILMATTLFRDLNVVAVAGYLALALVVLAVAAVPVLRWMSRRQPAAPAARLPVRGVDRNTWRMPPLTLLEPVTWSPGTRLGMIALRGYLILGALLLVVKAVQLSH, from the coding sequence GTGACCGCAGGCCGCGACGAGACGACCGGCAGCGCGGTGCTCGACACCGCGCACCTGGGTGACATCGAGGGCGCCTTCGGACGGATCAGCGTCGGCGAAACCGAGCACCCCCGCACCTGGAAGACACGGTTGCTGACCCTGCTGGCGATCGTCGGTCCGGGAATCATCGTGATGGTCGGCGACAACGACGCCGGCGGCGTGGCGACCTACGCCCAAGCCGGGCAGAACTACGGCTACTCCCTGCTGTGGGTGCTGCTGCTGTTGATACCGGTGCTGATCGTCAACCAGGAAATGGTGGTCCGGCTCGGGGCCGTCACCGGTGTCGGGCACGCGCGGCTGATCAACGAACGCTTCGGCCGCGGCTGGGGCTGGTTCTCGGTCGGTGACTTGTTCTTGCTGAACTTCTTGACGATCGTCACCGAGTTCATCGGTATCAGCCTGGCCGCCGAATACATCGGCGTGTCCAAATACGTCGTGGTGCCGGTCTCGGCGGTGGCACTGGTCGCAATCATGGCGAGCGGGAGCTTCCGACGATGGGAGCGCGCCATGTTCATCTTCATCGCCGTCACCCTGCTGCAGATCCCGATGCTGCTGATGTCCCACCCGCAGTGGGGACAGGTGGCCAAATCCTTCGTGATACCGAGCATTTCGGGCGGCGTGAGCTCGGACGCGGTGCTGCTGATCATCGCCATCGTCGGCACCACCGTGGCGCCCTGGCAGCTGTTTTTCCAGCAGTCCAACGTGGTTGACAAACGCATCACCCCGCGCTTCATCGGCTACGAGCGCGCCGACACCGTGCTGGGCGCCTTCGTCGTCGTCATCGGCGCGGCGGCGCTGGTGATGACCGGCGAATGGGCGGCACGCTCCACCAACACCGTCGGCGGTTTCACCGACGCCGGCGCCACCGCACACCTACTCGGCGAACATCGGGGGACGCTCGGCTGGATCTTTGCGATCGTGCTGATGGACGCCTCGATCATCGGCGCCGCAGCGGTCACCCTGGCCACCAGTTACGCCTTCGGTGACGTGTTCGGCCTCAAGCACTCGCTGCACCGCGGGTTCGCCGACGCCAAGCAGTTCTACCTGTCGTACACCGCAATGGTCGTGGTGGCCGCGGCCATCGTGTTGATTCCGGGTGCTCCTCTCGGGCTGATCACCACCGCCGTGCAGGCCCTGGCCGGTCTGCTTCTGCCCAGCGCCAGCGTCTTCCTGCTGCTGTTGTGCAACGACCGGGAAGTGCTGGGGCCGTGGGTCAATCGTGCCTGGCTCAACTGGGTCGCCGGACTGATCGTCGGCACCCTGCTACTGCTGTCGGGAATCCTGATGGCGACCACGCTGTTCCGCGACCTCAACGTCGTGGCGGTGGCCGGCTACCTGGCGCTGGCGCTTGTCGTCCTCGCCGTTGCCGCGGTACCGGTGCTGCGCTGGATGAGCCGCCGACAACCCGCGGCGCCCGCGGCACGACTGCCGGTGCGCGGGGTCGACCGCAACACGTGGCGGATGCCGCCCCTGACACTGCTCGAGCCGGTCACCTGGTCACCGGGCACCCGCCTGGGGATGATCGCGCTGCGCGGCTACCTGATCCTCGGCGCGCTGCTATTGGTCGTCAAGGCAGTACAACTCAGTCACTGA